In Pleuronectes platessa chromosome 5, fPlePla1.1, whole genome shotgun sequence, a single genomic region encodes these proteins:
- the msantd4 gene encoding myb/SANT-like DNA-binding domain-containing protein 4: MFCQEEDIVCLWSYPYFSISPHRLSVLLPTFPGVSVPFPAAKLDFLQVKHLKRKRKSNYSVRETQTLIREIHKRREVLFSRQQNTAINELKRQAWEEVARGVNSLGEGELRTAAEVKRRYLDCRALMKRKQLQAELCLSSSSSSSLALKTEYDQSSPEHEAASLGSGCDQLLDLSGFPKDCHCDWPELVGLSEPSGQAMMAPPDMKMEDDVSEYRLDGDGDVGDGEGELDEDDIPSLLSDIESRGEGQVGDAYSHNVLGTLSSSKVPTSTTNRDLPMAAALMGMPPHALGGLTSHENMGAGFMAAVEKQRLELEKQRLAVEMERLGVEKERLAVEKERLRQTDVDRERVQLERERLQVERERLRLLLLSKSETADSSFNLPPQQGPPSSSTPSLSCAHEGQREREREGKGWRTVVDLDVERLKLEKERLQLEKERLQFFKFEAGRLQIERERLQVEKERMQLHKDHQSH, translated from the exons ATGTTTTGCCAGGAAGAGGATATCGTTTGTCTGTGGTCTTATCCTTATTTCTCAA TTAGCCCTCATCGtctctctgttctcctcccTACATTTCCAGGGGTGTCTGTCCCCTTCCCTGCTGCCAAGCTGGATTTCCTGCAGGTGAAACatctgaagaggaagaggaagagcaactACAgtgtgagagaaacacagactcTCATCAGGGAGATCCACAAGAGGAGGGAAGTGCTGTTCTCCAGACAGCAG AACACAGCCATTAATGAGCTGAAGAGACAGGCATGGGAGGAAGTGGCTCGAGGAGTCAATTCACTTGGGGAGGGGGAACTGCGAACTGCTGCTGAG GTGAAGCGACGTTACCTGGATTGCCGTGCCctgatgaagaggaagcagcttcaggcagagctctgtctctcctcctcctcatcctcgtctCTGGCCCTGAAGACAGAGTATGATCAGTCCTCCCCCGAGCATGAGGCCGCCTCTCTGGGGTCGGGGTGCGACCAGCTGCTGGACCTTTCTGGTTTTCCAAAGGACTGCCACTGCGACTGGCCGGAGCTGGTGGGTCTCAGCGAGCCGAGCGGTCAGGCCATGATGGCACCGCCGGACATGAAGATGGAGGACGATGTCAGTGAATACAGA cTGGATGGTGACGGTGATgtgggagatggagagggagaattAGATGAAGATGacattccctccctcctcagcgACATTGAGTCACGTGGCGAGGGGCAAGTCGGCGATGCCTATTCCCACAACGTCCTAGGCACACTCAGCTCTTCCAAGGTCCCAACCTCCACCACCAACAGAGACCTGCCCATGGCCGCCGCCCTCATGGGGATGCCACCTCATGCACTGGGAGGTCTCACCAGTCATGAAAACATGGGTGCAGGGTTCATGGCGGCTGTTGAGAAGCAGCGACTGGAGCTGGAGAAACAACGACTGGCCGTGGAAATGGAACGCCTGGGTGTGGAGAAAGAGCGgctggcggtggagaaggagcgaCTTCGCCAGACGGATGTGGACCGGGAACGAgtgcagctggagagagagaggctgcaggtggagagggAGCGGCTGAGGCTTTTGCTCCTCAGCAAGTCAGAGACCGCCGACTCCTCTTTTAACCTGCCGCCCCAGCAAGgcccgccctcctcctccacgccTTCCTTATCCTGCGCTCAtgaaggacagagggagagagagcgggagggcAAAGGGTGGAGGACAGTGGTGGATCTGGACGTGGAGAGGCTGAAACTGGAGAAGGAAAGACTGCAActggagaaagagagactgCAGTTCTTCAAATTCGAGGCGGGCAGActgcagatagagagagaacgCCTCCAggtggagaaagaaagaatgcaGCTGCACAAAGATCATCAGAGCCACTGA
- the aasdhppt gene encoding L-aminoadipate-semialdehyde dehydrogenase-phosphopantetheinyl transferase, whose amino-acid sequence MGSVRWAFRCGSWTPSRGEWLLAARCVQREEKDRIGQFVFTKDAKSAMAGRLLLRRFVCERMGVPWSQIRLERSPRGKPYLAAPLKVSSDSGGVWSFNLSHQGDYAVLAADQGVQVGVDIMKTTMPGSKSVPEFFRIMTRQFTPYEWGIIQSAGSEHQQLAAVYRHWALKESFIKAIGTGLGLDLQRVEFHLSSEPLTQSQSLRQTKMHLDGEEKEDWIFEESLLDVDHHVAVALGPTDEPDSPPHPSPLPPPTTFTLLSFSDLTDSASPLTEEDPTYWDSFKTKAEGPQRQRETHTSRQAAVSD is encoded by the exons ATGGGGTCTGTCCGTTGGGCTTTCCGCTGCGGGTCGTGGACTCCGAGCCGGGGCGAGTGGCTGCTCGCGGCCCGCTGCgtccagagagaggagaaggacagGATCGGACAGTTCGTATTCACCAAGGATGCGAAGTCAGCAATG GCTGGCAGGTTGTTGCTCCGGAGGTTTGTCTGTGAGAGGATGGGGGTCCCCTGGTCACAGATCAGACTGGAGAGATCTCCCAGAGGGAAGCCTTACTTGGCAGCACCACTGAAG GTCAGTTCAGATTCAGGTGGTGTCTGGAGTTTCAACCTCTCCCACCAGGGAGACTACGCCGTGCTCGCTGCTGATCAGGGGGTGCAGGTGGGAGTGGATATCATGAAGACAACCATGCCAG GTAGCAAGTCTGTGCCGGAGTTTTTCCGCATCATGACTCGTCAGTTTACACCGTACGAGTGGGGCATCATCCAATCAGCTGGCTCGGAGCACCAGCAACTCGCTGCGGTCTACCGCCACTGG gccctgAAGGAGAGCTTCATCAAAGCCATCGGCACAGGTCTCGGCTTGGACCTGCAGAGGGTGGAGTTTCACCTGTCCTCTGAACCGCTCACACAGAGCCAGTCGCTACGTCAGACCAAGATGCATCTGGAtggggaggaaaaggaggactGGATATTTGAA GAGAGCTTGCTGGATGTTGACCATCATGTTGCGGTTGCACTCGGACCAACAGATGAACCAGACTCTCCA CCTCATCCttcacctctccctcctccgaCCACATTTACGCTGCTGTCGTTCAGTGACCTCACTGACTCCGCCTCACCTCTGACGGAGGAAGACCCCACCTACTGGGACAGCTTCAAGACAAAGGCTGAGGgtccacagagacagagagagacacacacgtcCAGACAAGCTGCTGTCTCAGACTGa